Proteins from a genomic interval of Chanodichthys erythropterus isolate Z2021 chromosome 6, ASM2448905v1, whole genome shotgun sequence:
- the rhol gene encoding rhodopsin, like, with product MNGTEGPDFYVPMSNATGMVRSPYEYPQFYLASRWAYYCVAAYMFFLIITCTPINGLTLYVTIENTKLRTPLNYILLNLAVADLFMVFGGFTTTFYTSLHGYFVLGRAGCNLEGLFATLGGEIALWSLVVLAVERWVVVCKPFTKFRFRQLHATIGVAFSWTMACSCAVPPLIGWSRYIPEGLQCSCGVDYYTLNPETENESFVIYMFLVHFTIPLTIISFCYGRLLCTVKVAAAQQQESETTQRAEREVTRMVILMVIAFLICWVPYASVAWYIFTHQGSQFSPIFMTIPAFFAKSSALYNPLIYVMMNKQFRHSMMLIVCSGKDPFQDEEEVSSTSKSKTETSSVSSGSESSA from the coding sequence ATGAACGGAACCGAGGGACCGGACTTTTACGTTCCCATGTCCAATGCGACTGGCATGGTGCGCAGCCCTTACGAGTACCCACAGTTCTACCTGGCATCGCGATGGGCGTATTACTGTGTCGCCGCATACATGTTCTTCCTCATCATTACCTGCACCCCCATCAATGGCCTCACACTGTATGTGACCATTGAAAACACAAAGCTTCGGACACCGCTGAACTACATCCTTCTGAACTTAGCTGTGGCAGACCTCTTTATGGTGTTTGGTGGATTCACGACGACCTTCTACACCTCCTTACATGGATATTTTGTCCTAGGACGCGCTGGCTGCAACTTGGAGGGCCTCTTCGCTACGCTCGGCGGTGAGATTGCACTCTGGTCTCTGGTTGTCTTGGCTGTTGAGAGATGGGTGGTCGTCTGCAAGCCCTTCACCAAATTTCGCTTCAGGCAACTCCACGCCACCATCGGTGTTGCCTTTTCATGGACAATGGCCTGTTCGTGTGCCGTACCGCCTCTAATCGGATGGTCCCGCTACATTCCTGAGGGCTTGCAGTGTTCGTGCGGAGTGGATTATTACACGTTGAATCCTGAGACTGAAAATGAGTCTTTTGTTATCTACATGTTCCTTGTGCATTTCACAATCCCTCTCACCATCATTTCTTTCTGCTACGGCCGTCTGCTCTGCACCGTCAAGGTAGCAGCCGCCCAGCAGCAAGAATCTGAAACTACTCAGAGGGCCGAGCGAGAAGTTACCAGAATGGTAATCCTCATGGTCATCGCTTTCCTAATTTGTTGGGTGCCCTACGCTAGCGTCGCCTGGTATATCTTCACCCACCAGGGGAGTCAGTTCAGCCCCATTTTCATGACCATCCCGGCATTCTTTGCCAAGAGCTCGGCGCTCTACAACCCGCTCATTTACGTCATGATGAATAAGCAGTTCCGTCACTCCATGATGTTAATAGTCTGTTCAGGAAAGGATCCATTCCAGGACGAGGAGGAAGTAAGTTCCACCTCAAAGTCCAAGACAGAGACCTCATCCGTCTCCTCCGGCTCTGAATCTTCTGCCTGA